Below is a genomic region from Candidatus Caldatribacterium sp..
TGCTTAACCCTCACGTCCTTATCGTCTTCTTTGGTCTTCCAATCACAAAAACCGTTGTCTCCACCTGGGTGGTTATGGGGTTTCTTGTCCTTCTTTCTTTTCTCCTCACCCGGAAAATGAGCCTCGTTCCCACGCGTCTCCAGAATATTGTGGAGCTCTTTGTCGAGGCCATTATCAATCTCATCGAGGACATGTCCCCGGGAAATGGAAGGAAATTCTTACCCCTTGTGGGGACTTTAGCCCTTTTCATCGGAACCTCGGATGTGGCCGGCCTTGTTCCGGGCCTCAAGTCCCCAACGAGTGATTTCAACACGACTCTTGCCCTGGCGCTTGTGGTGTTCTTTGCCGTGCCTTTCTACGGCATAAGGACAAGGGGGCTCAAGAACTATCTGAAGAGCTACTTTTCTCCCTCGCCAATTCTTGCCCCCTTCCACGTCATAAGCGAAATCACCCGGACCGTTTCTTTAGCTCTTCGTCTTTTCGGAAACATCATGGGCGAGGAAATCATCATCGCCATTCTCTTCCTCCTTTCTCCGCTTTTTCTCCCTCTCCCGATGATGCTTTTCAGCATCTTCACCGGTATCATCCAGGCGTACATCTTCACCGTCCTCACCGTGGTGTACCTGAGTGCAGCGGTTGAATCCTCAGGGCATTAGGAGTATAATGTGCGTCAATGTAAAGGAGGCTTGAGAATATGCAAGGAGAAATACTCTTCCTCTGCGTCACGGTTTTTACGGCGGGGTTTGCCATTGCCCTTGGGGTGATGTTTCCGGCCATGGGCCAGGGGAAAGCATGCTCTCAGGCCCTGGAGAGCATTGCGCGGCAGCCTGAGGCGGCAGGTCCCATCAGCCGGACGCTCTTTGTGGGCCTTGCGATGCTTGAGTCCTTGGCCATCTACGTTCTCGTTGTCTCCTTTATTCTCCTTTTTGCCAATCCCCTTCTCAAATACGTCTTCAAGTAGGGGGATTCCCCTTTATGATTCGCGTCGATCGGAGCATCATTTTCCAAATCGTGAATTTCATCGCCCTGGTCTTCATCCTCTTTCGATTTCTCTTCAAGCCGGTGGTGAAGGCGCTCGATGCCCGCTCAAGCCACATCCGGGGGGAACTTGAGCGCATCGAGGAGGAGAAGCAGGCTCTTGAAGAGGAACGGAAGCGCCTCGAGGAAGAGCTCAAGAACCTCAGGGAGAAGTACCTCGAGATGCTCGATGAGGCCAAGAGGGAAGCCCAGAAAATCAAGGAAACCATCATCCAGGAGGCGTACCAGGAAGCGGAGAAAATCAAGCGGGAGTACGAGCGTCGAGCTCGACGGGAGATTGAGCGAATTTTTGCCGAGCTCAAAGAGGACATCGTGAACATCTCCGAAGA
It encodes:
- a CDS encoding F0F1 ATP synthase subunit A, with translation MVFFGLPITKTVVSTWVVMGFLVLLSFLLTRKMSLVPTRLQNIVELFVEAIINLIEDMSPGNGRKFLPLVGTLALFIGTSDVAGLVPGLKSPTSDFNTTLALALVVFFAVPFYGIRTRGLKNYLKSYFSPSPILAPFHVISEITRTVSLALRLFGNIMGEEIIIAILFLLSPLFLPLPMMLFSIFTGIIQAYIFTVLTVVYLSAAVESSGH
- the atpF gene encoding F0F1 ATP synthase subunit B, whose amino-acid sequence is MIRVDRSIIFQIVNFIALVFILFRFLFKPVVKALDARSSHIRGELERIEEEKQALEEERKRLEEELKNLREKYLEMLDEAKREAQKIKETIIQEAYQEAEKIKREYERRARREIERIFAELKEDIVNISEEVVKRILKTHITPEVQTQIIEEMLEEAVHRLEMEMEIAHEG
- the atpE gene encoding ATP synthase F0 subunit C, encoding MQGEILFLCVTVFTAGFAIALGVMFPAMGQGKACSQALESIARQPEAAGPISRTLFVGLAMLESLAIYVLVVSFILLFANPLLKYVFK